In Herpetosiphon gulosus, one genomic interval encodes:
- a CDS encoding DUF779 domain-containing protein, which yields MMVERVLATEQTEALVAKLSQLHGPLLFHQSGGCCDGSAPMCYPRGEFKIGQHDVYLGEIAGCPFYISGPQFEYWQHTQLMIDVVKGRGSGFSVEAPEGVRFLTRSRVFSDAEYSALQAAGPALRGQQHG from the coding sequence ATGATGGTTGAACGTGTGCTGGCAACTGAGCAAACTGAAGCCTTGGTTGCGAAACTCAGCCAATTGCATGGCCCATTATTATTTCATCAATCGGGCGGCTGTTGCGATGGCAGCGCCCCAATGTGCTATCCACGCGGCGAATTTAAAATTGGCCAGCACGATGTGTATCTTGGCGAGATTGCAGGCTGCCCATTTTACATCAGCGGACCACAATTTGAATATTGGCAACATACCCAGTTGATGATTGATGTGGTTAAAGGTCGTGGCAGTGGCTTTTCGGTTGAAGCGCCTGAAGGTGTGCGCTTTTTAACTCGTTCGCGGGTGTTCAGCGATGCCGAATATTCGGCATTGCAAGCCGCCGGGCCAGCCTTACGCGGCCAACAACATGGATAA
- a CDS encoding aldehyde dehydrogenase family protein: MVYTNPNQPGSKVSFKSRYGNYINGEFVEPVKGMYFENISPVNGKPFCEVPRSTAEDIEKALDAAHAAKAAWGATSPAQRANILNKIADRMEANLEMLAVAETWENGKPVRETLAADLPLAIDHFRYFAGVIRAQEGSAATIDENTIAYHFYEPLGVVGQIIPWNFPLLMATWKLAPALAAGNCVVLKPAEQTPSTILVLMELIGDLIPAGVVNVVNGFGIEAGKPLASSNRIAKVAFTGETTTGRLIMQYASENIIPVTLELGGKSPNIFFEDILNKQDAFVDKALEGFTMFALNQGEVCTCPSRALIQKSIYGEFLERAVERTKRCIQGNPLDPATMVGAQASNDQFEKILSYLAIGRDEGAKVLVGGAKAELSGDLAEGYYIQPTIFAGNNRMRIFQEEIFGPVVSVTSFDDFDDALSIANDTLYGLGAGLWTRDMNTAYRMGRAIQAGRVWTNCYHLYPAHAAFGGYKQSGIGRENHKMMLNHYQQVKNLLVSYDPNPMGFF, translated from the coding sequence GTGGTCTACACCAATCCCAATCAGCCGGGCAGTAAAGTTAGTTTTAAGTCGCGTTACGGCAACTACATCAATGGCGAGTTTGTTGAGCCAGTCAAGGGCATGTATTTTGAAAATATCAGCCCTGTGAATGGCAAGCCGTTCTGTGAAGTTCCGCGTTCGACCGCCGAAGACATCGAAAAAGCTCTCGATGCGGCCCATGCTGCCAAAGCTGCTTGGGGTGCAACCTCACCCGCCCAACGAGCCAATATTTTGAATAAGATTGCCGACCGCATGGAAGCAAACTTGGAGATGTTGGCTGTTGCCGAAACATGGGAAAATGGCAAGCCTGTGCGCGAAACCCTCGCCGCCGATTTACCACTGGCGATCGACCACTTCCGCTATTTTGCTGGGGTGATTCGGGCACAAGAAGGCAGTGCCGCTACGATCGACGAAAATACGATAGCCTACCATTTTTATGAGCCGCTAGGCGTGGTTGGTCAAATTATTCCGTGGAATTTCCCGCTGTTGATGGCAACTTGGAAATTGGCTCCAGCGCTTGCTGCTGGCAATTGTGTGGTGCTCAAGCCCGCCGAACAAACGCCCAGCACAATTTTGGTCTTGATGGAATTGATCGGCGATTTGATTCCAGCGGGCGTAGTGAATGTGGTCAATGGCTTTGGGATCGAAGCTGGCAAGCCGTTGGCTAGCAGCAATCGCATCGCCAAAGTGGCCTTTACTGGCGAAACCACTACAGGCCGCTTGATTATGCAATATGCCTCAGAAAATATTATTCCTGTGACGTTAGAGCTTGGGGGTAAATCGCCCAACATCTTCTTTGAAGATATTTTGAACAAGCAAGATGCGTTTGTTGATAAAGCACTCGAAGGCTTTACTATGTTTGCCTTGAACCAAGGTGAAGTTTGTACTTGTCCATCACGAGCATTAATTCAAAAGTCGATCTATGGCGAGTTTCTAGAACGCGCCGTCGAACGAACCAAACGCTGTATTCAGGGCAACCCACTTGATCCAGCTACGATGGTGGGCGCACAAGCCTCCAACGATCAATTTGAGAAAATCTTGTCGTATTTGGCGATTGGCCGCGATGAAGGTGCTAAAGTGTTGGTTGGTGGAGCTAAAGCTGAACTCAGCGGCGATTTAGCTGAAGGCTATTACATTCAGCCGACGATCTTTGCTGGCAACAACCGTATGCGAATTTTCCAAGAAGAAATTTTCGGACCAGTTGTTTCGGTGACTTCATTCGATGACTTTGACGATGCACTTAGCATTGCTAATGACACCTTGTATGGCTTGGGCGCTGGCTTATGGACGCGCGATATGAACACAGCCTATCGCATGGGCCGGGCCATCCAAGCAGGCCGCGTTTGGACCAACTGCTACCATTTGTATCCAGCTCATGCCGCGTTCGGTGGCTACAAACAATCGGGGATTGGCCGCGAAAACCATAAGATGATGCTCAACCATTATCAACAAGTTAAAAACCTGTTGGTCAGCTACGATCCCAATCCAATGGGCTTTTTCTAG
- a CDS encoding small ribosomal subunit Rsm22 family protein, with protein MLPPALRVALERELTGTDQQRLAAAASGLSERYREGHSRTTAPFVQNAADVLAYAATRMPATLGAIKAACAEIAQRQPSFQPSTQLDLGAGTGAGTWAASQTWPSLHQHQLIERENTMLQLGQRLMQAGPTSLQQAAWQQANLPNTNNLGSYDLVTIGYVLGELNATQRQQLLTQAWQATSGVLLIVEPGTPRGFELILAARAFLLEQQAHLIAPCPHQQTCPLQANDWCHFATRIERTRFHRSLKGAELGYEDEKSSYVAVSRQASQRAQARVIRHPLHQPQRIQLQLCTPQGLISPTINKRDAQWKQARKAEWGDSFELNLSQD; from the coding sequence ATGTTGCCACCAGCTTTGCGGGTTGCCTTAGAACGCGAATTAACTGGCACTGATCAACAGCGTTTAGCGGCGGCGGCCAGTGGGCTTTCCGAGCGCTACCGTGAAGGCCATAGCCGCACCACCGCGCCATTTGTACAAAACGCCGCCGATGTGTTGGCCTATGCGGCCACGCGCATGCCCGCAACCCTCGGGGCAATCAAAGCCGCTTGTGCTGAAATTGCCCAACGCCAACCAAGCTTCCAACCCAGCACCCAGCTTGATTTAGGAGCAGGCACTGGGGCAGGAACTTGGGCGGCCAGCCAAACATGGCCAAGCTTGCACCAGCATCAGTTAATTGAACGTGAAAACACCATGTTGCAACTTGGTCAACGGTTGATGCAGGCTGGCCCAACCTCGCTGCAACAAGCAGCTTGGCAACAAGCCAATTTACCTAATACCAATAATTTAGGTAGTTATGATTTAGTGACGATTGGCTATGTCTTGGGTGAATTAAACGCCACCCAGCGCCAACAACTATTGACCCAAGCCTGGCAAGCCACTAGTGGCGTATTATTAATTGTTGAGCCAGGCACACCACGCGGCTTTGAATTAATCTTAGCAGCGCGAGCATTTTTGCTCGAACAACAAGCCCATTTAATTGCCCCCTGCCCCCATCAACAAACTTGCCCACTGCAAGCCAACGATTGGTGTCATTTTGCCACCCGCATCGAACGCACCCGCTTCCATCGTAGCTTAAAAGGTGCTGAGTTGGGCTATGAAGATGAAAAATCGAGCTATGTCGCGGTTAGTCGCCAAGCGAGCCAGCGAGCGCAAGCACGAGTTATTCGCCACCCTTTGCATCAGCCGCAGCGCATCCAATTGCAACTCTGCACACCACAAGGGCTGATCAGCCCAACAATTAATAAACGTGATGCCCAATGGAAACAAGCGCGAAAAGCCGAATGGGGTGATAGCTTCGAGCTAAATCTAAGCCAAGATTAA
- the erpA gene encoding iron-sulfur cluster insertion protein ErpA: MSDVAVKPMTAIEIDPALVTVTASAANRLLSIKQEKELSDQYALRVFVAGGGCSGLQYGMSFDDQTNEGDTEFFASGLRVIVDPMSAQYIGGASIDYIDSLMGGGFKIDNPNATSSCGCGSSFKPKNGEAPASGGGCGSGAGGCGCH, encoded by the coding sequence ATGAGCGATGTAGCAGTAAAACCAATGACTGCCATTGAAATCGATCCAGCATTGGTCACGGTGACGGCATCAGCAGCAAATCGCTTGTTGTCGATCAAACAAGAAAAAGAATTGTCCGATCAATATGCACTGCGGGTTTTTGTGGCCGGCGGTGGCTGTTCAGGCTTGCAATATGGTATGAGCTTCGATGATCAAACCAACGAAGGCGATACCGAATTTTTCGCCAGTGGCTTACGCGTCATTGTAGACCCAATGAGCGCTCAATACATTGGCGGTGCCTCGATCGATTACATCGACAGTTTGATGGGTGGCGGTTTCAAAATTGATAACCCCAACGCAACCTCAAGCTGTGGCTGTGGTAGCTCGTTCAAACCAAAAAACGGTGAAGCTCCCGCCAGCGGTGGTGGCTGTGGCAGCGGGGCCGGCGGCTGCGGCTGTCACTAA
- a CDS encoding VanZ family protein, which yields MKRSHFYAWLGLLYTLAVFGLAWHNWTGSSTQPSLQLQIGATISAAFQQGGRAALINIVGNLAAFAPSGWLLALWRPKMRLWQIGIIGLGLSCSVEFGQYWLGYRVVDIDDVVLNSLGFGLAGSVARASQRLIQRCTREVDRGDSS from the coding sequence ATGAAGCGAAGCCATTTCTATGCTTGGTTGGGGCTGCTGTATACATTGGCCGTATTTGGCCTCGCATGGCATAATTGGACAGGTAGCTCAACCCAACCTAGCCTTCAATTACAAATCGGAGCCACGATCAGTGCAGCCTTCCAGCAAGGGGGGCGGGCTGCTTTGATTAATATCGTCGGCAATCTGGCGGCATTTGCCCCTAGCGGCTGGCTTTTAGCCTTATGGCGGCCCAAAATGCGGCTTTGGCAGATTGGCATAATCGGCCTTGGGTTAAGCTGCAGCGTTGAGTTTGGCCAATATTGGCTGGGCTATCGGGTTGTTGATATTGATGATGTTGTGTTGAATAGCTTGGGGTTCGGCCTCGCTGGCAGCGTTGCTCGCGCAAGCCAACGCTTGATTCAACGGTGTACGAGGGAAGTCGATCGTGGCGATTCCAGCTAA
- a CDS encoding rhodanese-like domain-containing protein gives MYNNQSAEDIAARIAAGEDLYLLDVREPNEWEIASIAGSERKAMSQINDWWGDLPKDREIVVFCHHGGRSAQVCQALATQAGLTQLTNMTGGIDRWSVAVDSSIKRY, from the coding sequence ATGTATAACAACCAAAGTGCCGAAGACATTGCCGCCCGCATTGCCGCTGGGGAAGATTTGTATCTGCTCGATGTGCGCGAACCCAACGAATGGGAGATTGCCAGTATTGCAGGCAGCGAACGCAAAGCGATGAGCCAGATTAACGATTGGTGGGGTGATTTGCCCAAAGATCGTGAGATTGTGGTCTTTTGCCACCATGGCGGTCGCTCAGCTCAAGTGTGTCAGGCGCTTGCTACCCAAGCAGGGTTGACCCAACTAACCAACATGACTGGAGGGATTGATCGCTGGTCGGTAGCGGTCGATTCCAGCATCAAGCGCTACTAA
- a CDS encoding DUF309 domain-containing protein — MPIQQTSEFIQGCELFNAGHYWHAHEAWEVQWLQRNGNERNLLQGLIQTAAALVHWSRGNPKGLLLNWRKATPKLQAAQAWADFLDLQHVIVTMQALVDDQGKHPPQLRFVSASDPLCNQH, encoded by the coding sequence ATGCCAATCCAGCAAACCAGCGAATTTATCCAAGGCTGCGAGTTATTCAACGCTGGCCACTATTGGCATGCCCACGAAGCTTGGGAAGTGCAATGGCTGCAACGTAACGGCAATGAACGCAATTTGCTCCAAGGCCTAATTCAAACGGCTGCGGCGTTGGTTCATTGGTCGCGGGGCAACCCCAAAGGTTTGTTGCTCAATTGGCGTAAAGCCACCCCCAAGCTCCAAGCCGCCCAAGCCTGGGCCGATTTTCTCGATCTTCAGCATGTGATTGTTACCATGCAGGCACTGGTTGATGATCAGGGTAAGCATCCGCCGCAATTGCGTTTCGTTTCAGCTTCCGATCCACTTTGCAATCAACATTGA
- a CDS encoding HD domain-containing phosphohydrolase produces MSEIILVVDDEARSIDTLRRVLERERYTVRIARDGVEALADIQACMPDLVLLDVTMPVMNGFEVCRRLRDREETQLLPVAMLTGLNDDESRILGLEMGADDFINKPFERTVLLARIRSLLRVRRLTEELESTERVIFTLATTVESRDPYTEGHLRRLASYSYALATACGCDAKESRLIRYGGLLHDIGKIAIRETVLQKEGKLTSEEYDEMKKHPQIGANIVAPMRFSVSVGPMVLHHHERWDGKGYPHGIAGDTIPLGARIIAVVDSFDAMTTDRPYRKGMSRAEAVQVLQSGRNTQWQAELVDLFVELIEHGHVASDDLSWVLRNA; encoded by the coding sequence ATGTCGGAGATCATTTTAGTTGTTGATGATGAGGCTCGTAGTATTGATACCTTGCGACGGGTGCTTGAACGTGAGCGCTATACCGTGCGCATCGCTCGTGATGGTGTCGAGGCGCTAGCTGACATTCAAGCATGTATGCCTGATTTGGTCTTGCTCGATGTAACCATGCCCGTTATGAATGGGTTTGAGGTCTGTCGGCGGTTGCGCGACCGCGAGGAAACCCAGTTGTTGCCAGTTGCCATGCTCACCGGCCTCAACGATGATGAATCGCGGATTTTGGGCTTGGAGATGGGCGCTGATGATTTTATCAACAAGCCATTTGAGCGCACTGTGCTCTTGGCCCGCATTCGCTCGCTACTACGGGTGCGCCGCCTCACCGAGGAACTCGAAAGCACTGAGCGCGTAATTTTCACCCTCGCTACGACGGTCGAATCGCGTGATCCCTACACTGAAGGCCACTTGCGCCGCCTAGCTTCGTATAGTTATGCCTTAGCCACAGCCTGTGGCTGCGATGCCAAAGAGTCGCGTTTGATTCGCTATGGTGGTTTGTTGCATGATATTGGCAAAATTGCCATTCGCGAAACTGTGCTGCAAAAAGAGGGCAAACTCACCAGCGAAGAATACGACGAGATGAAAAAGCATCCGCAAATTGGGGCCAATATTGTCGCGCCAATGCGCTTTTCGGTGTCGGTTGGGCCAATGGTTTTACACCATCATGAACGTTGGGATGGTAAAGGCTACCCGCATGGAATCGCTGGTGATACAATTCCGCTAGGGGCGCGGATCATCGCGGTGGTTGATAGCTTCGATGCGATGACCACCGATCGGCCTTATCGTAAAGGCATGAGCCGCGCCGAAGCAGTCCAAGTGCTTCAATCGGGGCGTAACACCCAATGGCAAGCCGAATTGGTCGATCTCTTCGTCGAATTGATCGAACATGGCCATGTGGCTTCGGATGATCTTAGTTGGGTGCTACGCAACGCCTAA
- a CDS encoding methyltransferase domain-containing protein, translating into MHPDLLPWLRCPISQTSLSLHDARWRDGMIWSGRLVSAVGQSWPIRDGIVDLLPRSAAWNGAQVVNRLPLAAWGYERLWRWQALSTLSGRSFPVDEELALLMAQLAPQRGGVYLDLACSNGLYARAIAAALPADSYCIALDHSLPMLREAQRRSRAKRLKISYIRGLAEDLPFADQCLAGVACGGSINEFVRPDRAISEVRRCLLAAGRSFWMQAQQAASRSGRLLQTFLLSGGIQFLAGDQFVESLRAAGLYVAYEQRDGAVQIVATRGRIIA; encoded by the coding sequence ATGCATCCTGATTTGCTTCCATGGCTGCGTTGTCCGATTTCGCAAACCAGCCTTAGCCTGCACGATGCCCGTTGGCGCGATGGCATGATTTGGTCAGGCCGGTTGGTCAGCGCCGTCGGCCAAAGCTGGCCCATTCGCGATGGCATTGTCGATCTGTTGCCACGTTCAGCGGCTTGGAACGGCGCACAGGTTGTCAATCGGCTGCCATTAGCGGCTTGGGGCTACGAACGGCTCTGGCGTTGGCAAGCCTTGAGCACGCTCAGCGGGCGCAGTTTTCCGGTCGATGAAGAATTAGCCCTGCTGATGGCCCAATTAGCACCACAACGCGGTGGTGTCTACCTCGATTTGGCTTGCTCGAATGGCTTGTATGCACGAGCAATCGCCGCTGCTCTCCCCGCCGATAGCTATTGTATTGCCCTTGATCATTCGTTGCCAATGTTGCGCGAAGCCCAACGCCGCAGCCGCGCTAAACGCCTCAAAATTAGCTATATCCGTGGTTTGGCCGAAGATTTGCCATTTGCCGACCAATGTTTGGCGGGCGTGGCGTGTGGCGGTTCGATCAACGAGTTTGTCCGGCCAGATCGGGCAATTTCTGAGGTACGCCGCTGTTTGCTAGCCGCAGGCCGCAGTTTTTGGATGCAAGCCCAGCAAGCTGCCTCACGTTCAGGTCGCTTATTGCAAACATTTTTGTTAAGCGGCGGAATCCAATTTCTGGCTGGCGATCAGTTTGTCGAAAGTTTACGTGCCGCTGGCTTGTATGTCGCCTATGAGCAGCGCGATGGCGCAGTCCAAATTGTGGCAACTCGTGGCCGGATTATTGCTTAG
- a CDS encoding cobalamin-dependent protein (Presence of a B(12) (cobalamin)-binding domain implies dependence on cobalamin itself, in one of its several forms, or in some unusual lineages, dependence on a cobalamin-like analog.), whose translation MSKITDRFTHFSQEPLYNTKAVVQRTGVAADTLRAWERRYGVPFPERTEGRQRAYSDRDIAIIDWLRQQTESGLTISQAVALLQTDSIIEQPTYDLAPLAELSNDCVQALLSFDVLKAEDILNQAFSIYPVETVCIEVIERVMVAIGDGWHAGKISISQEHAATAFMSLKLSNLIHQARTRSNRGVIVVATVPGEQHELGVMMVALFLMRRGWRVVYLGSNLPASELLHTVQRLNPKLVALSATTKDNYSQAVHLLQELHNVPKPPIIGYGGAALSGTTQQTVLPGIFLGYNAGQACDKIEELLA comes from the coding sequence ATGAGCAAAATAACCGACCGATTCACTCATTTTAGCCAAGAGCCGCTATACAACACCAAGGCTGTGGTGCAACGAACAGGCGTTGCCGCCGATACGCTGCGAGCTTGGGAGCGACGCTATGGTGTGCCGTTTCCTGAGCGCACCGAAGGCCGCCAACGCGCCTATTCTGATCGCGATATTGCGATTATCGATTGGTTGCGCCAACAAACTGAATCGGGATTAACCATCAGCCAAGCCGTGGCCTTGCTGCAAACCGATAGCATCATCGAACAACCAACTTATGATCTAGCGCCATTGGCCGAATTAAGCAACGACTGTGTTCAAGCCTTGCTCAGCTTCGATGTGCTCAAAGCCGAAGATATTTTGAACCAAGCCTTTAGTATTTATCCGGTTGAAACGGTTTGTATTGAAGTCATCGAACGGGTGATGGTGGCGATTGGCGATGGTTGGCATGCTGGCAAAATCTCAATCTCGCAGGAGCATGCAGCTACAGCATTTATGTCGTTGAAACTGAGCAATCTGATTCATCAAGCCCGTACTCGCTCCAACCGAGGGGTGATTGTTGTGGCAACCGTACCTGGCGAGCAGCATGAGCTTGGGGTGATGATGGTGGCCTTGTTTTTGATGCGACGCGGCTGGCGGGTGGTGTATCTTGGCAGCAATTTGCCCGCTTCAGAATTACTGCATACGGTGCAACGGCTCAACCCGAAATTGGTGGCGCTCAGTGCCACCACCAAAGACAATTATAGCCAAGCAGTGCATTTGCTCCAAGAACTCCACAACGTGCCAAAACCGCCAATTATTGGCTATGGCGGGGCAGCGTTAAGTGGCACAACCCAGCAAACTGTGTTGCCAGGGATCTTTTTGGGCTATAACGCCGGCCAAGCCTGCGACAAAATCGAGGAATTACTGGCCTAA
- a CDS encoding phytoene/squalene synthase family protein, producing MSWPSLDPQMCAGLTLPAQFIPTVAECVSHQPSNQWLNHAYAHCTELTNVHSKSFYFSTQLLPARKRDAIRVLYAFCRTSDDLVDMHPETAPERLQQWLKTLRSTPRHDDPVPLAWHHVRNHFRISSKLESELLAGVEMDLSINRYATFADLWLYCYRVASVVGLLSMQVIGYAAGAVPYAIKLGVALQLTNILRDIGEDARRNRIYLPQEDLERFGVREQDILNGVRSPQMQQLLQFEMQRAHQLYDESWQGIGLLHPDSRFAVATAATVYRGILDQIVRNDYDVFNRRASLSLGAKLAYLPNILWRLRKLNREFPLDQWGQV from the coding sequence ATGTCTTGGCCTTCGCTCGATCCTCAAATGTGTGCTGGGTTGACCTTACCAGCTCAATTTATTCCAACGGTTGCCGAGTGCGTGTCACATCAGCCCAGCAACCAATGGCTTAATCATGCTTATGCCCATTGTACCGAACTAACTAACGTTCACTCAAAGAGCTTCTATTTTAGTACTCAATTGTTGCCTGCTCGTAAGCGTGATGCAATTCGGGTGTTGTATGCCTTCTGTCGAACGAGCGACGACTTGGTAGACATGCACCCTGAAACAGCCCCAGAACGTTTGCAACAATGGCTCAAAACTTTGCGTTCCACCCCACGTCACGACGACCCCGTGCCATTGGCTTGGCATCATGTGCGCAACCATTTTCGAATTTCTAGCAAACTTGAATCCGAATTGTTGGCGGGAGTCGAGATGGATCTCTCGATCAATCGCTATGCAACCTTTGCCGATTTATGGCTCTATTGCTATCGTGTGGCTTCAGTAGTAGGTTTGCTCAGCATGCAAGTGATTGGTTATGCAGCAGGAGCCGTGCCTTACGCGATCAAATTAGGTGTGGCCTTGCAATTAACCAACATTCTGCGCGATATTGGCGAAGATGCGCGGCGTAACCGAATTTACTTACCACAAGAGGATTTAGAACGCTTTGGGGTGCGCGAACAAGATATTTTGAATGGGGTGCGCAGCCCACAGATGCAGCAATTATTACAATTTGAAATGCAGCGGGCGCATCAACTCTACGATGAAAGTTGGCAGGGCATCGGTTTATTGCACCCCGATTCACGCTTCGCCGTCGCAACTGCTGCAACCGTCTATCGCGGCATTCTTGATCAGATTGTGCGTAATGACTATGATGTATTTAACCGACGCGCCAGCCTCTCGTTAGGGGCAAAATTGGCCTATTTACCCAACATTCTCTGGCGCTTGCGCAAGCTCAACCGTGAGTTTCCGCTTGATCAATGGGGGCAAGTATGA
- a CDS encoding complex I NDUFA9 subunit family protein: protein MILVTGGTGYVGSRLIEKLRQRPEPVRVLVRTPEKAQKLVAGNVSIVKGDVTDPESLIAAMKGVSTVIHLVAIIRERSGGISFERMNYQATVNVVDAAKAAGVKRFLHMSALGVVNDPNLPYMDTKFRAQKYVEASGLEWTVFQPSVIFGEGDEFINTLADLVRRPLMIAPAPFVPVVGDGKTKFQPVWRDDVIDAFIKALDDRSTIGQIYQLGGPEALTYEQMLDLIMQKLGKKRSKIYVPVPLMKPAVFMMDKLLPKPPVTPAQLTMLSLDNSAPQSATEQLIGHRPLALGDGIDYIKKRNTARHS, encoded by the coding sequence ATGATTTTAGTAACTGGTGGCACAGGCTATGTTGGTTCACGTTTGATTGAAAAATTACGCCAACGCCCTGAGCCAGTGCGAGTTTTAGTTCGCACCCCAGAAAAAGCTCAAAAGCTGGTTGCTGGCAATGTTTCAATTGTCAAAGGCGATGTGACCGATCCTGAGTCGTTGATCGCAGCAATGAAAGGGGTCAGCACGGTTATTCATTTGGTGGCGATTATTCGCGAACGTTCGGGCGGAATCAGCTTCGAACGCATGAATTATCAGGCCACGGTTAATGTGGTCGATGCTGCCAAAGCCGCTGGAGTCAAGCGCTTTTTGCATATGAGTGCGCTTGGCGTGGTCAATGACCCCAATTTGCCCTATATGGATACCAAATTTCGGGCCCAAAAATATGTTGAGGCCAGTGGCTTAGAATGGACAGTCTTTCAGCCTTCGGTGATTTTTGGCGAAGGCGATGAATTTATCAATACCTTGGCCGATTTGGTGCGCCGCCCGTTGATGATTGCCCCAGCGCCGTTTGTACCTGTGGTTGGCGATGGCAAAACCAAATTTCAGCCAGTTTGGCGCGACGATGTGATCGATGCCTTTATCAAAGCCTTGGATGATCGCAGCACGATCGGCCAAATTTATCAATTGGGTGGGCCAGAAGCGCTGACCTACGAGCAAATGCTTGATCTGATTATGCAAAAATTGGGCAAAAAACGCAGCAAAATCTATGTACCAGTACCATTAATGAAACCAGCAGTTTTTATGATGGATAAACTGTTGCCCAAGCCACCAGTCACGCCTGCCCAATTGACCATGCTCAGCCTCGACAATAGTGCGCCCCAATCGGCTACCGAGCAACTGATTGGGCATAGGCCGTTGGCATTAGGCGATGGCATCGACTATATCAAAAAGCGCAACACTGCTCGTCACAGTTGA
- a CDS encoding TerC family protein, protein MEWLSDPQTWVSLLTLTVLEIVLGIDNIVFISILSGKLPQAQQAKARQVGLALALFTRIGLLFSLSWVMGLVNPLFTVVGQAISGRDLILISGGLFLLGKATFEIHERLEGSEHHEQNVKAKSFNSVIAQILVLDIVFSLDSVITAVGMVDHIEIMIAAVIIAVGVMLLSAGKISDFVNHHPTVKMLALSFLLLIGMSLVAEGFDQHIPKGYIYFAMGFSVLVEMLNLRVKKVTQKPVELRQPSYLQDAVEESTK, encoded by the coding sequence ATGGAATGGTTATCAGATCCACAGACTTGGGTATCGCTATTAACCTTGACTGTGCTTGAAATCGTCTTAGGGATCGACAATATTGTTTTTATTTCGATCCTATCGGGCAAACTACCCCAAGCGCAACAAGCCAAAGCTCGTCAAGTAGGGTTAGCTTTAGCCTTATTTACGCGGATAGGGCTATTGTTCTCGCTCTCGTGGGTAATGGGTTTGGTTAACCCGCTATTTACAGTTGTCGGCCAAGCAATCTCAGGGCGCGACTTAATTCTGATAAGTGGGGGCTTGTTCCTCTTGGGCAAGGCAACCTTTGAAATTCACGAACGCTTGGAAGGCTCTGAACATCATGAGCAAAATGTCAAAGCTAAATCCTTCAATTCGGTGATTGCCCAAATTCTAGTCTTAGATATTGTGTTCTCGCTCGACTCAGTGATTACGGCTGTGGGCATGGTTGATCATATTGAAATTATGATTGCAGCAGTGATTATTGCCGTAGGTGTGATGTTGCTCTCAGCAGGTAAAATTAGCGATTTCGTCAATCACCACCCAACTGTCAAAATGTTAGCCCTCAGCTTCTTGCTCTTGATTGGGATGTCGTTGGTGGCCGAAGGCTTCGATCAACACATTCCAAAAGGCTATATTTATTTTGCAATGGGCTTTTCGGTATTGGTCGAAATGCTCAATTTGCGGGTTAAGAAGGTTACTCAAAAGCCTGTTGAATTGCGCCAACCTTCATATTTGCAAGATGCGGTGGAAGAAAGCACCAAGTAA